The following coding sequences lie in one Hymenobacter tibetensis genomic window:
- a CDS encoding winged helix-turn-helix transcriptional regulator, which translates to MKKEAALAVEAPTMLSEQLRRGDVLSAACPSRAILQHITSRWGVLALLALEGNTRRFSELRRLIGGVSERMLAQTLQRLESDGLVQRVAYGVVPPHVEYSLTPWGEQAAARVRDLADWVEARVPDILQHQRNSPVR; encoded by the coding sequence ATGAAAAAAGAAGCAGCCTTAGCCGTAGAAGCCCCCACCATGTTGTCCGAGCAGTTACGACGCGGCGATGTGTTGTCGGCTGCTTGTCCTTCTCGCGCAATTCTGCAGCATATAACCAGCCGCTGGGGCGTGCTGGCACTACTTGCTTTAGAAGGCAACACCCGGCGTTTCAGTGAACTCCGGCGTTTGATTGGGGGCGTAAGCGAACGAATGTTGGCTCAGACGTTGCAACGGCTGGAAAGTGATGGACTTGTACAGCGCGTGGCCTACGGAGTGGTTCCTCCGCACGTTGAATACAGCTTAACGCCCTGGGGAGAGCAGGCCGCAGCTAGGGTGCGGGATTTGGCTGACTGGGTGGAAGCCCGGGTACCTGACATCCTGCAACATCAGCGTAACAGCCCAGTTCGCTAA
- a CDS encoding pectinesterase family protein produces MKLLTLFLSGSLLLVGPVLYAQTTPPSYNEPVRLTVAADGSGNYRTIQEAVMAVRDFMQVEATIFIKNGTYREKLLIPSQKTHITLIGESKEGVIITYGDYSGDAEKHTTYSSSTVRVQGNDFTAENITFENSAGRVGQAVALHVEGDRAVFRNCRMLGNQDTLFLAIENSRQYYQDCYIEGTTDFIFGASTAVFDHCRIFSKSDSYITAASTTPRQLYGFVFLDCQLSAAPEAKKVYLGRPWRPHARVVFLRTDMGAHILPVGWHNWDKPENEKTSYYAEYQSKGPGAITQGRASWVRQLTAREARQYTLKHVFAGTEAWIPNRTQPQP; encoded by the coding sequence ATGAAGCTATTAACGCTTTTCCTCTCAGGCAGTCTGCTGCTAGTAGGCCCTGTTTTGTATGCCCAGACAACGCCTCCGTCATACAACGAACCAGTACGCCTAACAGTGGCAGCCGATGGCTCGGGCAACTACCGCACCATTCAAGAAGCTGTCATGGCCGTGCGCGACTTCATGCAGGTGGAAGCTACTATCTTCATCAAGAATGGCACCTACCGCGAGAAGCTCCTAATTCCTTCGCAAAAGACGCATATCACGCTAATCGGAGAAAGCAAAGAAGGGGTTATCATCACGTATGGCGACTATTCTGGCGACGCTGAGAAGCACACCACGTACAGCTCTTCCACAGTACGCGTACAAGGCAACGACTTCACGGCCGAGAATATCACCTTTGAAAATTCAGCTGGCCGGGTGGGGCAAGCTGTAGCCCTGCACGTAGAGGGCGACCGAGCAGTGTTTCGCAACTGCCGTATGCTGGGCAATCAGGATACGCTGTTCCTGGCCATCGAAAACAGCCGCCAATATTACCAGGACTGTTATATCGAGGGCACCACCGACTTCATATTTGGTGCCAGCACAGCCGTGTTCGACCATTGCCGTATTTTCAGTAAGAGCGACTCATACATCACAGCTGCTTCCACCACGCCTCGGCAGCTGTATGGTTTTGTGTTCCTGGACTGCCAGCTTTCGGCGGCTCCCGAAGCTAAGAAAGTGTATTTAGGCCGGCCCTGGCGGCCGCACGCGCGGGTGGTATTCCTTCGCACCGACATGGGCGCGCATATCTTGCCGGTGGGCTGGCACAACTGGGACAAGCCTGAAAATGAAAAAACAAGTTATTACGCTGAATACCAGTCCAAAGGACCAGGTGCTATCACCCAAGGCCGAGCCTCTTGGGTTCGGCAGCTAACAGCACGAGAAGCTCGTCAGTATACTTTGAAGCACGTGTTTGCTGGTACAGAAGCGTGGATACCGAATCGAACACAACCACAACCTTGA